From the genome of Miscanthus floridulus cultivar M001 chromosome 10, ASM1932011v1, whole genome shotgun sequence, one region includes:
- the LOC136487888 gene encoding uncharacterized protein, producing MGTGRSGVGGRRWGPARGQEGRYGGRRAGRARGGRRWSRGSRAQGDAGGGRRGGGGGPAGRSYKGPPAVVAGVEEGGQRGARGGRQWELRSGEGRPGVGRRGGGAASGVAGGRRGERRRGAEPSAGAGRREKDKDFGPTPVFRF from the coding sequence ATGGGGACGGGGCGGTCGGGCGTAGGGGGCCGCCGGTGGGGGCCGGCGCGGGGGCAGGAGGGCCGGTACGGGGGCAGGAGGGCTggccgggcgcggggcggccGCCGGTGGAGCCGGGGCAGCCGGGCGCAGGGGGACGCCGGTGGTGGCCGGCGCGGGGGGGGAGGAGGGCCGGCCGGGCGCAGCTACAAGGGGCCGCCGGCGGTGGTGGCTGGGGTGGAAGAGGGGGGCCAGCGTGGGGCGCGGGGCGGCCGCCAGTGGGAGCTGAGGTCGGGGGAGGGGCGGCCAGGCGTGGGGCGGCGCGGAGGCGGGGCGGCCAGCGGCGTGGCGGGCGGGCGGCGAGGTGAGCGGCGGCGGGGTGCGGAACCGAGCGCGGGCGCGGGCCGGAGGGAAAAAGATAAGGATTTTGGGCCGACCCCGGTTTTTAGGTTTtag